One Nicotiana tabacum cultivar K326 chromosome 23, ASM71507v2, whole genome shotgun sequence genomic window, tttacacactagggttgggtcacaaccctagtgaaatcctagctactcatgcttaaagtggaagaaaaagaagaataagtgataattaaacccatattgataattaaaattatgaaatcaatattcaaaaagctcaaaatagcaaaaccTACTAAAAAGAGCAAAAGAAACAGTCTAGTGTGGCTGCTGATATCAAAAGTTAACCTAAAAAggtaaaactcttctatttatacaatgttggaattttcggacaaaaatgccctttcggaggttctgcggttgcacaattccatgtgcagtccgcactctGCTTCAGCCTGACAGGATTTGAAACCTGCGGCCGCACTTCTCTCTTTCTGTGGACAACACAAATGTGCCTACGGACGCACCTtactcttctgcggtccgcacaaatgtgGTTGCAGCCGCATAACTGTtcttctgcgaccgcacaataattgtgtgaTCCGCACTTTTGTTGACTTGAAATGCACGTTCTCTTAACTTTTGCTCTTACAcagtttctgcggccgcacaatttcatgtgcggtccacatcTTGCAATCTTCTCTGATGGAATTGCTTCATGACATGTGGTTGTAGATGGTATTCTGCGGATCACACTTTGAGCTTTTGTGATGTTTTTGTCCTTAAGTTTAGATTATTCTTTCTTGAAGTGGATTTCATATTTGGAGCTCATCTtctaatattcctgcaattaagcatattttattagttttcgggaatacaattaagcgcttttggactaaaacgaaagcaaaaATGCGCTAATAATtcgtcaaaatccccacttatcaacccTTGGGAAGACTTTTTTGATCGCTCGGCaactctttgaggtgtccctATCGTAGCATATTTATGACCTCCCGTCTTAAGGCGATGTAATCCTCGGTTTTGTGCCCGCGCTCTTGGTGGAACTCGCATAAGGCGTCCGACTATCTAGTACTCGATTCCGACctcatcttttgcggccactTCACCTTTGGTCTGAGCTTCTCCAAGGCGTAGACTATTTCTGTAGGTGACCCACAAAAATTATGAGCGGATAATAAATAGGCATACCTCTCTCGTTCCGGTGAGTCCCTGATCTTGATCGGGATGGGCCCTCTTCGTTGCGGGAGGAGGATGCAATGGCGGTTCTGACATATGGTAGATGTCGTTCCCTGTTGGGTCGCGGAGCTGCGAAGTCCCTTCTGATATCATTTCTTCGATCTTTTCTGGATTCGGCTTGTATCGAGGTCAGTCAATGAGTCAGCCCACTGAGGTCGTCCTCGTCTGCTCGGACCTCGGCACAATATACgttgtgtatttcatcccaagtagttggggggggggggcttcATAAGCTGATTTAGTAACTTTCTTGTTTCCCTCAAACCATTTCTGCTCAGCCCGTTCTGAAAAGCTGCGACCGATATCCCTTCCGATACATTCGGCAAGGTCATTCTTACTCGGTTGAACCGGGCGATAAAGTCCCTCAATCCCTCTCCCGGAGACTGTTTAATAGCAAATATGTCATTTACTCTTGCTTCGGCCTTCTTGGCCCCAACATGGGTCATTACAAACTTGTCGGCCATTTCTTCGAAAGTTTCAATGGAACACATAGACAgttgtgaataccatgttaacgCTCCTCCCATGAGGGTCTCGCCGAATTGTTTTAACAAAATGGAGGATACTTGTTCCTTGGCGAGATCATTGACTTTTATGGCGGTGACGTAGTGAGTCACATGGTCTTTGGGGTCAGTTATGCCATCGTATATTTTCAGATAGGGCGGCATTTTAAAAGTCTTTAGTATGGCATGTGGGACGGCGTCATCACTATATGGTTGCTCAACAAACCGACCAGCATCTCTCTTCGGCAAGAGCTTAGGGGTGTCCGGTAtcttatcgaccctttcttggtgttctctcatttggtccctAAGTACTTTGTTTTCATTCTGcatttccccccccccccccatccttTTTAGGATGGATGCGAGAGTGTCGTCACCTGCACTATTAGCGACATTGTGAGTAATACATGTCTTTAAATGAGGAGGAATTTGGTCATACTGCTCGTCCGCTGGTGGTGTAGTGCAAGTCCTCACGTTTTCTGTAGTTGTGTCCTGAACGGGCTTATGGAGGATGTCGGTTAGCGTGTCATTTAGCCAAGACTTAAGGAGCTTTTTTACTGTTGGTGGTGTCTCCTATGCCACGGATGTGGAGGCTCCCTTACtaagagattttgtgatgctacAGTGAGGAGGGGGGTGACCCACTTCACCTGGGGGAGGCATTGGGCGTTGCATCCTCGTCCACTGCTCCAGAGCTCTCATTGATGATATTCATAAGGTTAGTTGGGAGATCACTAATTATTCTCGTTCTTTCTTCTCTGTTACCTGCCATATTAGATCTGCACATACAAAGAAATGGgatctttttcttgttttctcccttcttctttttttacatTAGCGATATGTGTTAGCTatagatctagaggaaactaaaaatttaactaggAAATCTCCACAGACGGGgtcaaattgtttgaccaaaaagtataactttcggttaaaactattgtatttatataataaagggttaaacctagttaataataatatctctAAATGCGGGTCCTCAAAGTGTGGATAATGTGGGACATATCTAGTAGGAGATTGACAATAAAAAacattaaatatttcaaaaagtatgagcaataatggagcagtaactagcaataaatagcaataaatgacatttaagtaaataggagggGTGATTCACCTAATGGAGAATGAACTAGATGATTGTTCCTCCTGACAAAGATGAGTGACAGATAAGTCTAGAATATTCgaactattctcggatctgatagAAAAGTATGGAATAATGCCAATAAGAATCTTGATGAAAAGGTAATGTTTATATATTTTCtagagagagagaatctttttTCCGAAATCTATTCTCATCACCTCAATATTACATATCTCTTTTCCTTATATTTTGTCCTCTTTATATGGGACATACCCCTTGCAAACCCTAATAGTATATGTGTAGAGAATATTCTTCAGAATATTTTCTCTATTATTCTATTCTAAAAACTAGTCGTTACAATTCTTTTTGCGGATCTCGTACTCGACCATTGTAAGCGTCCCGATCCCGAGCTTCGTCGTTTCCTGATCGACCTCGGCTGATACTTCCATCAATACTTCTTTGCCCTAAATGTTCAGTGGTAGATTTTGATCTATACAGTTAGGTCACTTAAACATCAAGGTGTCGGTTAGTGCCTATACTCTAGGTTTAATGACTTGGTATAACAAGGGTAGGCTTATCTATTGCAACCAATCAAGTTACACCAGAGGTGGATCCAGAAGtttaattttatgggttcaaGATTTGGATTGTACTAATATATTGCTTGAGTTGTGGATTCATAGCTCAAAATTTTCAGCAAGTTTATACTAAAAATCCATGTCTATGATAAAAgctatgggttcaattgaacccatataTGAACTGTCGAATCCGCCCATGGTTACATTACgcacacacaacaacaacaaacccagtgaatTTTCATAAGTGTGGTTTGGAGAGGGTAAAATGTACGCAACCTTACTACTATCCTGAAaagggcaaataaactatttttaatAAACCATCAGTTAAAGAAAGGATGAAAAGAAGTAATGGTGAATTATACGACGCGTATAACTATCTTTATATATTCAACAAGTTACACAATTCGTAGTTAGATTATAAGAATTTTTCTAATAATCTAGTTGGTTGGTTACttaaatttttatcatatttgtgAAGATTCGATTTCTTACCTTATAATTTCCTCTCCCATTTTCTTGTTCGCCATCCGTtatgtataaaaaaaatataaactattactttaaggggtcgtttggtttgaatacggcttatgtcgggataagttatgctgggataaGTTATACTGAGattagttatgctgagattagttATTCTGGTATTGTTTTTATCCActatttggtatgttgtattaaaaatgacaattgtataatttctaagaagaatgtATAAGTCATCCCGTCACTATTTACCCCACCCTCTACAAGGTATGAGTTATCCTGATACTAATTTTAACCCCAGGATAACTTATACCggatttgctaaccaaacaaaatATTAAAGTGATTAAATTTTCATACCAAcattataccttcttatacctcatgcCAAACGACCCCTAACAGTGTTTATTAGCATATCTAGTTGAGCATGGCAATTTGGTCATTCGATTATACAGTACCCAGCATTGGAGTAAATATTACTTCCACTGTTCCCAATAAATTAACACAGCTTCTAATCCCAAGTAGAACAAGTACACAGTATTAGCACATTATTTTTGACTTCTCCCCTATTCTATTTCTCGCAAATCTCGCATCTTCTCCCACGTCTCCTCTTCCTTCTTCCCTCTCACTCCTTTCACTCACTCTCTTCACATCCATTTCTCTGcaacaacaaagaaaagaagaaaaatgttcTTTTTAATCCCAAAACTTTTATTTTAACTAAATGGGCAAAGCATCCAAATGGTTTAGAGGGCTTCTTGGCCTTAAAAAAACCGAcccatcatcttcttcttctaatCAAAATAATCCAAATCCAAACCCAACTAAACCCACTAAGAAAAAATGGAGCTTTGTTAAATCTTACAGAGAAAAAGATTCTTCTTTTATTAAACCTGCTGATAATAAATCGAATTATGGTGTCTCAACCGACGCCATTGGCAGTGTTGATCCGACTAAGCGTGCGATTGCGGTGGCGGAAGCAACCGCTGTTGTGGCGGAAGCTGCTATCGCCGCCGCTCAAGCTGCCGCTGCGGTTGTGAAACTCACTAGTAGCGGCAGAGGTACTGCTGCTAGTAACAGTACTAGTGGTGGTGGTGCTGCTGTGATGACGTGGAATGGTGTTGCTGTCAGCTCTTCCTCCGCCTCCTCTGCGGCGGTTGTTAACAGAAGTAGAGCAGAATCCGGCAGCCGAGAAGATTGGGCCGCCGTCGTCATACAATCACATTTCCGGGCTTATCTGGTTAGTtattatataataatatatttggTTTTAACTTTTAtacaataataatttaaaaagaaaGTTAATACATGAACGCTGTACAATTTCTTCTTAAAAATTATTGTCATTGTAGTTTAGCATAATGATAATAGGTTAGCAACTATTTTAAATAGATTTAAATATACTATATCAATAATGTAATAAATCTTTTACATCAGTGTTATTTAACACTATCAGTGCATAAAGTTTTCTTGATAATTATCTTATAAATCATATGATATTGCAAATAAGGTTAAGCTATGAGTACATATACTTTAAGCTCTAAAAAATTCTTTTAACATGTGGGACATGCCTTATTTTTCAAGGTTACTAGTTAATGCAAATAGTATAAATTTTTGAATAAACTAATACCGTAAAAGTTCTTCATTAATTTTTTATGAGTAAAGACGTAGTTGTGGGTGCCGAAGGTTCTGTTGTATAGCAAATGTTGTTTTCCGATGTCCTCTTTTGATGTGTCATTCCGTTATAAACAGACAGACGTAGCTTAAACAGTAACCAATATATTGTAGTTTCCAGTGTTCTATTAtgcatatttttttcttttaaaaaagggAACCTAATTTGTTTTGTGGGGTAGGGGGATTAAGGGGGTGGGTGGGTTAAGAGTTAGAACATGGTGAAGGGGAAAGTACGAACAGTGTGGACCTGAAAATCTAATAATGGAAATAGTGTGGTTAGTTTGTAGTTTTCTAGATTCATTTAATTTAAGGAATGGGCTAAAGTGTACTTTTTGCAAAAAATTAATGAAACAAATTTGTGTATTCCAAGATGGGTAGTTTCCTAGTCTGTCTGTctctcttgtttcttttctttcttttactttgaTCATATTTTTGTACGTTAGTGCAACTGTGGTGTTTACTGTTACAGCCAGCAGCTAAGGTCACAGGCACTGTTTTATGATGTTAATGTTGCATGTATTTGGTAATGTAGTACTCTTTTATTTGTTATATGATGGAGAACGTTAACTAGATTAAATAATAAAACCAAAAGGTAAAATGTAGAATTAGAATAGGAAAATTAGTGCAAAGTTCGTCCAGACTTTGGTCTAGTGGTAAAAGTGTTACGGGTTTGAGTCATGCATGCAAAAGCATGTGATTTAACCAGAGAAGGGTAGATGGATGGGTTCATCATCCACCGACTTTCGAACCATATGtcaatgactttcttggttaacaacaacaacaatatactcAGTGTAATACCACATTATGGGGTGGGGTTTGAGGAGGGTAAAGTGTACGcaagccttacccctaccttttggaggtagagaggttgttttcgaatgaccctcggctcaagaaggtCAATCACTCTCTTTGGTTATCATCgtaaaaaagagaaaatttctCTTGATGGGAATATGCATGTGTGGTTGAGCCATTAATACACATGCTTTGTTTTGGTGAGTTTTACTTCTTGTTCTTTTATTTGCTTTCcatttttggatatttttagcCCCTTGTAGATGATGACTAGAACCTGAAATTTTCTCTACCTTTGGTAGGCAATGAGAAGTTCTTAGTATTAATATCTCTCAATTAATATTGTAAGTGTTAGGTAACTTATGTCAGTATAGTTCAACATCATAATTTCTGTGCCCTGAGGCAAAGGTTTAATATTATGAAAGTTCAGCTGTTTTTGTGGACCACTTGGTTAATTAGTTGATAATCCAATATGATGAGAAACAAAtagtatatttttaaatttttctagTAGCTGAATTTTTGTTCCCTCCATTTCCAAGAGGATTATATATAGAGGAAAAATAGAAGAGAACTTTTCTATCGTACCATTGCTTTGGCTTTAGAGAGTTGAAGTTAGAAGCTTTTATggtttacttttctttctttattggaAGGTTTGGTGAATAGTCATATGTCCTAATCTTCTGAAATGTAGTTCAGGGGTTTGAAAATGAAGTTTTAAGGCGCCATCacctttgaaaatttcatgcatttgtGTTATGTGGCCCATACCATAAAACATCATCTAAAACTAGTGCATTTGATACTGATATTCAGTTTTGGTACAACCTGAATTTAGTGTCACCTGACAGTAGGTCTTGTCACTGTTATACCTTTCGTTGCCAATTAATTTCACTTAAACAGTATTAGTTTACGAAGTTAATCTTTTTTATCTGTAATTTGAAGTCGAGGAGAGCTTTACGAGCGTTAAAGGGGCTTGTGAAGCTTCAGGCATTGGTGAGAGGTCATATTGTGAGGCAACAAACTGCTGATTATCTACGGCAAATGCAAGCAATGATCAGAGCTCAGTCGAGGGCTCGTTCTGGGCGATCTCAGGTCTCGGGATCCCCACATTCGAGCACCAAATCTGTTCAGTTTCTTCATGCTGTAAGAGAAAAGATTTTCCTTCCCTCCAATTGTTTAAATTTGAGTATTCTTATTTTCTTAAAGCCTCCTATGCTAAAGTTACAGTCTTTAATACTACTCTAGAAGTTGTACTTTGATAAAGACTATTCTTCATACTTTAAACATCCAACTCCAGTCCCCACACCTTTTTCTCATCTATATTGTAAAAAGATGGCACTCCTTTTTTCCTGATATAGAAGCCACTCTTTTTGGAAAGTGGATAAACATGTCATGTGACACCAACATTCTTTGACATATTGGTGAAAGCTCTAAGCATTTCATGTGGGGATTTTTCTTAAATGAGTTAATTATAATAATGTTTGTAATTAACATAAGTAAATTTTCCATAACAGTGTATCTTGTCCTAATTAACCTGTGTTACTTTGTTCTGATATACCTATGGTTGATCAAACGTTCGATGACTTGTAGGGTCCTACAACTCCTGAGAAATTCGAGCATGTTATCCGAGAAAGGAGCATGAAGCACGACGAAACATTTATGCTCAAGGTATTGGCCGAGTATTTTATGTTTTGGTAAATGCAGCAACTATTTCTATTATTCACGACTTAACGTCAAGTAAAAATATTGCAGAGGAACACCTTGAAATCAAATTGGAAGGTGATTGATTCGGAAAAGGCACGAATTAGACCCCAAGGATCTTCTGCAAGAACCAATTCTTTCGATGATGAAAAAAGTGACAAGATCCTCGAAATAGATACTGGGAAACCGTATGCCACGCCTAAACAAAGGAACCTTTTTCACTCTTCACATCTTAGCTTGAATTCTGACCAATACAGCTATAGCTTAACAACATCAAAGGAATCAACAGCTCATCAAACAGTTCCCAGTCCATCGTCCTGTGGAAATCAACCCCTGAGCCCGTTGAAGTTCAATGAAGAACTCGAGGAAGCCTGCTTCTGCACTGCTGATAATAGCCCTCAGTTTTACTCGGCTTCTTCAAAAGGCGGTAGTTCAAAGAGAGGACCGTTTACTCCAACTAAGAGCGACGGTTCAAGAAGCTGCTTGAGTGGATACTCCGATCATCCTAACTACATGTCTTACACCGAATCAGCCAAGGCCAAGGTACGTTCAATGAGTGCACCGAAACAAAGGCCTCATTACGAGAGATCAAGCTCAATAAAAAGGTATTCGATTCACGGTTACAGTGAGTCAAGAACCAACTCACAAAAGGGTTCCTTTTATGCCAGCTTCACTGGTAAAGCTTATCCTGGTTCTGGTCGATTGGACCGGCTTGGAATGCCTGTTATTAGGGCAGATCCATCTGGATTCAGTGGTGGTCTTCGGCACAGATATTAAGCTAATTGTAGTTGAAGTTTTCAGTTTAATTCTATAACTGTTCATCAAATCTGATTATGTTAACTTATGTAGCTAATTAATTATGAAATATCCTTAATGTCTTACCATAGGAATTTTCCTTGTTGGAACCAGGGTGCTAATGTTAAGCAATTTATGTTCAGTTCTAAATCTTAACTGGAAAAAGATGCAATATCTTGGTTATAGCTCTAACTCTATTTTCTTGTTAGCTTGTATGAAATTGGGTGTTGTCAATTTTATCAGTTTTGGGTGCGGCCATTCACCGAACTCTGTGTAACTAGGGATGTTTTGTTCACCGGACTGCCATTTTTCTTGGTTGTAAATTAATGTAAACCAAAATGGCGGTCAATTGATTTTTTTGGCTCTTTATaaatttgtttttagttttataattCTACATCGTTTTTACACGtgggagattttttttttttaaaaagatcattttcttaaattaaaaattataaaagagCATGACTTGGTACAAAAATCAGTGCCTCTGCCCTTCAAtcacccttaacaaaatatatttatatttaataatttttttgggGAGATTTTGATTGATTCAACCCTCCAACATGAACTGAATTCATCACTGGCAGTCTGGCACCAGCCTATTTAAGCATATCTTTCATTTTCCCAGGAAGATCTTTATTTGTAATTTAAAACATCAGATTTGTGGGCCTCACATAATTAACAATTTGGAGAGATAAGGGTGTTTTTGGGACCATGAAAGTACTTCGGCGTAGACATGTTCTCAATCTTGATCAAGACTTTACTATTTTCACCCTGCATTGGGTAAATTCCAGCTTTGGCTCTGTATATGATTTTTTCGATTGCAATATTATACTTTTTTAATGTTTTGCATAACTTCTGTGCAGTGACAATATGTATGTTTTTTTATTTCATCTTTGACCTATAACAATAGATAACTTCTCAATATCATAACAATCAGGGGCGAAGCTACATTGTCCTAAGGATGGTTAATTGACCACATATCGTCGAAAAAATATActacatatataaataaattattagaTTTTAGaagtatataacatatattgaatatCTTTTGTCGAAGAATTTTTTCTACTTCTTTCAAGCTTCGTCATTGCAATGAGCTATATCCAGTTAAATTATAGTGACAGTGTAAAATCCGCCCACCGTAACTTATAGCCGTTTTGCATTAGGTTGGTCTTTGTTTCTGTCACACTAATGGGTAAAACAGAAAGTAGGAGAAAGTCCCTGTTGTAGTTAATGTCGGACAGATAAAATGGTCATTTGCCGGTCTGCTTACGTTCCTTTGCTCTTAATACGTAAAGAAACTTTtccctttttctaaaaaaaatttattttttttcgaaatcagcgtttgttcataaaattaccaattttcacttgaagatgcattttgaaaattttcgaaatttaaaaaattccaaaaagctttcaaaattttcactcaaatcactcacaaaactttaaaaacaacccaaaattatattcatgtccaaacacaactctaaatttcaaataccattttcacttcaattttttttttcacctATTTTGAAATCTTACcgttcttatgtccaaacgcccacttagtaGTAAATTAAATGTCCACTTTTATTCTTTCAACCAACTACtatgaattttaaaaatttgaattttctgTACTTAGTGCATTAGATGATCTAGAATTGACACTTGAGTTGCCTTTGAGTAGCTAAGGTCTTTAATGTCTTTTAGATGAATAGGCTCAAATTATTGCTTTCAAAGAACATCAATAGGGAACATAATCTTCACATATTAAACACTCAATTTGTATTCTATTGTAGAAAAACAAGTGCATTTGACTTATAAATCGCAATAACAATGGTGAATAGTTGAATGGACAACACTATCATAATGCAGTGGTTGTGTGGCAGCTAAAAAGTCATACTCACACGTCTTAAAATTCTACTACTATATAATTCTTCGTTCTTGTCTTTATTGTTATCTTGTTGAATTCTATTGTTTATTGACTAACTTTAGGTTAGTGATGAAGAACCCTGTCTGTACAAATAGCATATGGTATTTAGTTTTAAGTCCATTATCAtctaaaataaaaaggaaatattattgaacATAATTGTAATACACAAGAACACACAGAAGAAGGTGTCGTGGTGTAGTTGGTTATCACGTCAGTCTAATCCGGTTCGAGTCTGGGCGACGCCATTCCCTTGGAATTCTTTTTTATTTCGTATTTCTTAACGTTACTCGACAAAATGCTTCTATACTTTTACAGATTCACTAGTAGGCGTACCCGCGCGATGTGCgatcaatattaaaaaatattaattaaattgtGATGGGGTTTGTTTGAACAAATTAGATCgtattgctttaataaatttcaattgtTATCTTATTTGTCAATGTGATATACCCAATAACAAAATCGTTATTCAATTAAAGGGACTTACATAATCATTGAATAACTGTTTTGTTCTATATTTTGCTTTATTCTATTATCCAATGTTTAGTATttttacattgttaatagaaatttatattagcatattactttgattaatatttttgtctgcacgctttttttttttgtaatataagagaagatatatatattttattaatcttgaaatatttttcattttaaattttattctgttgttgtcaataatattatatgaattttaatgaataaaatctctattaaattaaagggacttatatagtcatcgaataacatttttgttatgtattatttttattatattatccaatatttaataTAATTGCATTGTTAATATAAAtctttattagcatattactttatataatatttttgtctactactttctttttgcaatataataaaatatatatattttattactttgaaatatttttgtatttaaattttatcctatttttctcaataatattatctgaattttaatgaataaaaattCTATTATATTAAAGAGAGTTGTATAgtcattgaataacttttttgttttatatttttctttattatattttcaaataattagtattattgcattgttaataggaacgtttattagcatattactttgttcAATATATTTGTATActactttatttttataatataatagaagatatatattttattactcttgaaatatttttttatttaaaattttatcctattgttctgaataatattatctgaaatttaatgaataaaatctctattataTTAATAAGACTTATATAGGAATCAATTAACttttttgttgtgtatttttttattatatattttttaatatttagtattattgcatTGATAATAAAAACTTTTAgtagcatattactttatttaaatttttgtatgctactttctttttataataaaatagaagatacatatatttttattttttagtttattcaattattctcaaaaatattttcagaatAAATAATC contains:
- the LOC107781133 gene encoding protein IQ-DOMAIN 22-like, yielding MGKASKWFRGLLGLKKTDPSSSSSNQNNPNPNPTKPTKKKWSFVKSYREKDSSFIKPADNKSNYGVSTDAIGSVDPTKRAIAVAEATAVVAEAAIAAAQAAAAVVKLTSSGRGTAASNSTSGGGAAVMTWNGVAVSSSSASSAAVVNRSRAESGSREDWAAVVIQSHFRAYLSRRALRALKGLVKLQALVRGHIVRQQTADYLRQMQAMIRAQSRARSGRSQVSGSPHSSTKSVQFLHAGPTTPEKFEHVIRERSMKHDETFMLKRNTLKSNWKVIDSEKARIRPQGSSARTNSFDDEKSDKILEIDTGKPYATPKQRNLFHSSHLSLNSDQYSYSLTTSKESTAHQTVPSPSSCGNQPLSPLKFNEELEEACFCTADNSPQFYSASSKGGSSKRGPFTPTKSDGSRSCLSGYSDHPNYMSYTESAKAKVRSMSAPKQRPHYERSSSIKRYSIHGYSESRTNSQKGSFYASFTGKAYPGSGRLDRLGMPVIRADPSGFSGGLRHRY